One window of Eisenibacter elegans DSM 3317 genomic DNA carries:
- a CDS encoding D-alanine--D-alanine ligase family protein, giving the protein MKVGIFFGGQSREREVSFAGGRTVYDNLDKQLFEPVPIFVDSLGNFILLEWPYVYKGTIRDFYPPVAEIQRLRGEAGSRFQIYLESLGQLSAADLEAVVAKVGRRIYPHEFAQLMDVAFLALHGGYGEDGNIQGLLEWYGIPYTGSGILPSAIGINKTIQGQILKQAGFLRPKQQLISREEWLAQPHDQRGFWATQLVQQSVQFPVVVKAPNQGSSIGISIVREQQGAEALAQAIDKGFFIQTIDLAQWRSLSTVEKERFLYQFTDIREGLGFPVRLRPDAADATETVLYHPQELYALLEQYPGQQLTLEAEQPETQVLLESFIEGKEFSCIVIEQEAHQPHAPRVVALPPTEIRKTQYLFDYRAKYLPGISRKITPIETTPEKIAEIRQACERLFQTLHCQVYARIDGFLDNEGNIYLNDPNTTSGMMPASFFFHQAAEIGLNPSQFLTYLIRTSLKARHQNGKFGFRAQALLTQLDAQINLAQTQELAKIRVAVVMGGYSSERHISMESGRNVYEKLASSTKYEPFPVFLTGSDQAHELYHIPINIMLKDNADDTREKIKHHEAGVYRLGSEVLTQIIDETADLRRKYAGSPLMHPKKLNYAQLAAMADAVFIALHGRPGEDGALQAELEKVGLPYNGSGVSSSQLTINKYETNKRLRQEGIAVAGHTLVERHEWQANPEALLDRLEAQFSYPLIAKPADDGCSSAVKKITSRQALTAFAQMMFRPTPEFLPEASTTLRLKPSEEFPQKEYFLVEELIDAKGAQRFLEITCGLLTHHQPDGSLRYEVLLPSETPALGDVLSLEEKFLAGEGQNITPAPLAADPQANQALLAQVQQRLAEVAQILQIEGYARIDAFVRVYDQSRAEVVVIEINSLPGMTPATVIFHQAALNQYKPYQFIDAILTFALAKQNPTALSETR; this is encoded by the coding sequence ATGAAAGTAGGCATTTTCTTTGGCGGGCAGTCCCGCGAGCGTGAAGTATCTTTTGCCGGTGGACGCACCGTATATGACAACCTCGATAAACAGCTTTTTGAGCCTGTACCCATCTTTGTGGATAGCCTCGGGAATTTTATTTTGCTGGAATGGCCCTATGTGTATAAGGGGACTATCCGTGATTTTTACCCTCCGGTGGCCGAAATCCAACGATTGCGTGGCGAGGCGGGCAGCCGCTTTCAGATTTATCTCGAAAGCCTAGGGCAGCTCTCTGCCGCCGACTTAGAGGCTGTAGTGGCCAAGGTGGGGCGCCGGATATATCCACATGAGTTTGCCCAACTGATGGATGTGGCCTTTTTGGCGCTCCACGGGGGGTACGGTGAGGATGGCAACATCCAAGGTTTGCTCGAATGGTATGGAATTCCGTACACAGGCTCGGGTATTCTGCCTTCGGCCATTGGCATCAACAAAACAATCCAGGGACAGATTCTGAAGCAGGCGGGCTTCTTGCGCCCCAAGCAGCAGCTCATCAGCCGTGAAGAATGGCTGGCACAGCCCCACGACCAACGCGGCTTCTGGGCTACACAATTGGTACAACAGTCCGTGCAGTTTCCGGTAGTAGTCAAAGCCCCCAACCAAGGGTCTTCTATTGGTATCAGCATTGTGCGTGAGCAACAAGGTGCTGAAGCGCTGGCACAGGCCATAGACAAGGGCTTTTTTATCCAAACCATTGACCTCGCCCAATGGCGCAGCTTGAGTACTGTCGAAAAAGAGCGCTTCTTGTACCAATTTACGGACATCCGCGAGGGCTTGGGCTTTCCGGTGCGCTTACGACCTGACGCAGCCGATGCCACCGAGACGGTTCTGTACCACCCTCAAGAGTTGTATGCCCTGCTGGAGCAGTACCCGGGGCAGCAGCTAACGCTCGAAGCCGAGCAGCCCGAAACACAGGTATTGTTGGAGTCTTTTATCGAAGGAAAAGAGTTTTCGTGTATTGTAATTGAGCAAGAAGCGCACCAACCCCACGCCCCGCGTGTAGTGGCGTTGCCGCCTACCGAAATTCGTAAAACCCAATACCTTTTCGATTACCGCGCCAAATACTTGCCCGGCATCAGCCGCAAGATTACCCCGATAGAAACCACGCCCGAAAAAATAGCCGAAATACGGCAGGCTTGTGAACGGCTATTTCAGACGCTCCACTGCCAAGTATATGCGCGTATTGATGGGTTTTTGGACAATGAGGGCAATATCTACCTCAATGACCCCAATACGACCTCTGGGATGATGCCGGCTTCGTTTTTCTTCCATCAGGCAGCTGAAATAGGGCTGAACCCCTCGCAGTTTTTGACCTACCTCATCCGTACTTCGCTCAAAGCACGCCACCAAAACGGCAAGTTTGGCTTCCGAGCCCAAGCATTGCTCACACAGCTCGATGCACAAATCAACCTAGCACAAACCCAAGAGCTGGCCAAAATACGGGTGGCTGTGGTGATGGGTGGCTACTCCTCCGAGCGCCATATCTCGATGGAGAGCGGGCGAAATGTCTACGAAAAACTAGCCTCCTCGACCAAGTACGAGCCTTTCCCCGTGTTTTTGACAGGCTCCGACCAAGCGCACGAGCTGTATCATATTCCTATCAATATTATGTTGAAGGACAATGCCGACGATACCCGCGAAAAAATCAAACACCACGAAGCCGGTGTCTACCGTTTGGGGAGTGAGGTCTTGACCCAAATCATTGATGAAACTGCCGACCTGCGCCGCAAGTATGCCGGAAGCCCCTTGATGCATCCTAAAAAACTCAACTATGCGCAGCTGGCTGCGATGGCCGATGCCGTTTTCATCGCCCTACACGGCAGACCGGGTGAAGATGGGGCGCTCCAAGCCGAACTCGAAAAGGTAGGCCTCCCCTACAATGGCTCAGGTGTAAGCAGCTCACAGCTGACCATCAACAAGTACGAAACCAACAAACGCCTGCGCCAAGAGGGCATCGCCGTAGCAGGCCATACCTTGGTAGAGCGCCACGAATGGCAGGCCAACCCCGAAGCCTTGCTCGACCGACTCGAAGCGCAGTTTAGCTATCCACTCATCGCCAAACCTGCTGACGATGGCTGTAGCTCGGCAGTAAAAAAAATCACCTCTCGCCAAGCCTTGACGGCTTTTGCACAGATGATGTTCCGCCCAACACCGGAGTTTTTGCCCGAAGCAAGCACCACCCTGCGCCTCAAACCTAGTGAGGAGTTTCCTCAAAAAGAATATTTCTTGGTTGAGGAGTTGATTGATGCCAAGGGCGCACAACGCTTTCTTGAAATCACTTGCGGCCTGCTGACCCATCATCAGCCCGATGGCTCCCTGCGTTATGAAGTCTTATTACCCTCCGAAACACCTGCCCTTGGCGATGTACTCTCGCTGGAGGAAAAGTTTCTTGCCGGTGAAGGTCAAAACATCACCCCGGCACCCCTCGCTGCCGACCCTCAAGCCAACCAAGCCCTGCTGGCACAAGTACAACAACGTTTGGCTGAGGTAGCCCAAATACTCCAAATTGAGGGCTACGCCCGTATTGATGCTTTTGTGCGAGTGTATGACCAAAGCCGCGCCGAGGTTGTTGTGATTGAAATCAACTCCCTGCCCGGAATGACTCCGGCCACCGTCATTTTTCATCAAGCCGCACTGAATCAGTACAAACCCTACCAATTCATTGACGCAATTCTTACCTTTGCATTGGCCAAACAAAATCCAACCGCCCTCTCCGAAACACGATAA
- a CDS encoding STAS/SEC14 domain-containing protein translates to MATNQPQYSHTQYDETLAQLTHTWASHPTLEDEAFAQELEALRQGLGSQAAHRLLLEWSNCKHILTPDNQDTLVEWFGQLTQEHPIRRIAVVLSVDFFAQVAQEQFIDDFKKAMPTIPIAAFKDVAEAQEWLGE, encoded by the coding sequence ATGGCAACAAACCAACCGCAATACAGCCACACTCAATATGATGAGACTTTGGCACAGCTGACACACACTTGGGCTTCTCATCCTACTCTTGAGGATGAAGCGTTTGCGCAGGAGCTAGAGGCTTTACGACAAGGCTTAGGCTCACAGGCAGCCCATCGGCTGTTGCTCGAATGGAGTAACTGTAAACACATTCTCACTCCTGATAATCAAGATACGTTAGTCGAGTGGTTTGGACAGTTGACACAAGAGCATCCTATTCGCCGTATTGCAGTGGTGCTTTCGGTTGATTTTTTTGCCCAAGTTGCGCAGGAACAATTTATCGATGATTTCAAAAAAGCAATGCCGACTATCCCTATCGCTGCTTTTAAGGATGTGGCCGAAGCACAGGAGTGGTTGGGGGAATAA
- a CDS encoding lipoprotein signal peptidase, which produces MKYLPYYLLALLVILIDQGSKLWVHFNIPMGDAGEIKVLGNWFKIHYIENPGMAFGLELDFVYGKLFLTLFRLLATIGIAFYLKYIIDQNYPRWTSGALALILAGAAGNVIDSTFYGWALGNAPADAPTVWFHGKVVDMIYVDIWKGYLPSWIPLIGDQYYAFWPIFNIADSSIFVGVFVILFAFLFTDVSQALPNGKSSTENNTAASEAADIPN; this is translated from the coding sequence ATGAAGTACTTACCTTATTATTTGCTAGCGCTGTTAGTGATTTTAATAGACCAAGGCAGCAAGCTTTGGGTGCATTTCAATATACCCATGGGGGATGCCGGAGAGATTAAGGTCTTGGGCAATTGGTTCAAAATCCACTACATCGAAAACCCGGGGATGGCCTTCGGGCTGGAGTTGGATTTTGTGTATGGTAAGCTGTTTTTGACGCTTTTCCGTTTGTTGGCTACCATTGGGATTGCCTTTTATCTCAAATATATCATTGACCAAAATTATCCCCGCTGGACTAGTGGCGCGCTGGCACTCATCTTGGCGGGCGCTGCCGGCAATGTGATTGACAGTACATTCTATGGTTGGGCCTTGGGCAATGCACCGGCAGATGCGCCTACGGTTTGGTTTCACGGCAAGGTCGTGGACATGATTTATGTCGATATCTGGAAAGGGTATCTGCCATCGTGGATTCCGCTGATCGGAGATCAATACTATGCCTTTTGGCCGATATTCAATATTGCAGACTCTTCTATCTTTGTGGGGGTGTTTGTGATTTTGTTTGCCTTTCTCTTCACTGATGTGTCTCAAGCGCTTCCCAACGGCAAAAGCAGCACAGAAAATAATACTGCGGCTTCGGAGGCCGCCGATATTCCCAACTGA
- a CDS encoding SusC/RagA family TonB-linked outer membrane protein, with protein sequence MKKGLLLSLTLLLSFLYVGVFAQGRLSGVVTDDKGEGLPGVTITIKGTTQGTATDINGRYSLSVPANAILVFRAVGMESQEISVGGQSTLDVSMAPSVQQLQDIVVVAYGSQQKKELTGAVSSVGSEQLKDLPLLGIEQGLQGRAAGVQVTQNSGTPGSGIAVRVRGPSSISASNEPLYVVDGVPINQGNYSNIGVGNQQTNALANINPSEIESMEVLKDAAATALYGSRASNGVVLITTKRGKVGRSEINVNYYTGIQETWKRLTPLTGPQQVELYNEMFANRLGLPIGSPAAINTAFNFFGSLNPNDEFRTLNIFQNPSLATTTNWQNEIFRTAAIQNIELSASGGDARTQYYTAVNYFEQEGIIKGSKFSRLSGRINLDHRISDRFKFGTSLGFSRAVNSRINNDNNIFGVLSAALLNASDIPARRSDGSYAFDPASSTDNPLAQALEPTNLAINNRLFNNTFLQIDILPGLSFRHSWGLDYVYFREDRFIPTTVRQGVGANGQGDVSSAQEINWLNENVLTYGKSFGDHTISTLLGFSVQESRFERVAAQATNFPGNDIRRLAAGAVKSEATSTGTSWALTSYFLRANYDFKGKYLFTASIRADGSSRFSENNRYGVFPAASVGWRISEEGFMDNLTFVNELKLRGGIGVTGNQEIPNFGALGLFGGGANYLQLAGLAPTQIANNDLKWETTVQYSAGLDIGLFNRVNITADLFLKDTRDLLLNTPIPATSGFSTYLLNVGAMESRGIELGISASPLGADKAFQWTSDFNISFIRNKITRLADNVPPFAQGFASWVEVGQPLGTFRGYRVEGIFQSQEEINAANALNPSGPYQLNAAPGDIKFRDLNGDGRVTNDDQEILGNAQPDFFGGWTNTFRYKGFDLMIFLQYTYGNLIYNNTRAFTEGMNSVFGQTAGVLNRWTPTNTNTNVPRATFGDLNNNRRTSDRWLEDGSFLRVKNVVLGYNFSKNVTNTLKLRSLRLYASAQNLFTFTNYSGLDPEVNTFSGSNTALGTDFLTFPQARTYTFGINVGL encoded by the coding sequence ATGAAGAAAGGTTTACTATTAAGCCTGACCTTGCTGCTCTCCTTCTTATATGTAGGAGTATTTGCACAAGGCAGATTGAGTGGGGTGGTTACCGATGATAAAGGGGAAGGCCTTCCCGGGGTAACCATCACCATTAAGGGAACAACCCAAGGTACAGCAACAGATATCAATGGACGTTATTCATTGTCTGTACCTGCTAACGCGATTCTTGTTTTCCGTGCTGTTGGTATGGAGAGCCAAGAAATTAGTGTTGGAGGACAAAGCACCTTAGATGTGTCAATGGCACCAAGTGTACAACAGCTACAAGATATAGTAGTTGTAGCCTATGGTTCACAGCAAAAGAAAGAGTTGACAGGAGCCGTTTCTTCTGTAGGTTCGGAACAACTCAAGGATTTACCATTATTAGGTATTGAACAAGGGTTACAAGGGCGAGCCGCTGGTGTACAAGTTACACAAAACTCTGGTACTCCGGGGAGTGGTATTGCTGTCCGTGTGCGAGGGCCTAGCTCTATCTCTGCAAGCAATGAGCCATTGTATGTAGTAGATGGCGTGCCAATCAACCAAGGTAACTATTCAAATATTGGAGTGGGTAACCAACAAACCAATGCTTTGGCAAACATCAACCCATCCGAAATCGAATCTATGGAGGTTCTTAAAGATGCCGCAGCAACTGCTTTGTATGGTTCTCGTGCATCTAATGGTGTGGTTTTGATTACTACCAAGCGTGGTAAAGTAGGACGCAGTGAGATTAATGTCAATTACTATACTGGTATTCAGGAAACTTGGAAAAGACTCACTCCCTTGACCGGACCTCAGCAAGTAGAGCTTTACAACGAAATGTTTGCTAATAGACTCGGATTGCCTATAGGCTCACCTGCTGCTATTAATACGGCGTTTAATTTCTTTGGCTCTCTGAATCCAAATGATGAGTTCAGGACACTCAATATATTCCAAAACCCTTCATTAGCTACTACTACTAATTGGCAGAATGAAATATTCCGTACTGCGGCCATACAAAATATAGAGCTATCAGCCTCTGGAGGTGATGCCCGTACTCAGTATTATACGGCTGTTAACTACTTCGAACAAGAGGGTATTATCAAAGGCTCTAAGTTTTCACGTCTATCTGGTCGTATAAATTTAGACCATCGTATTTCCGATCGCTTCAAATTTGGTACTAGCCTAGGTTTTTCTCGTGCAGTAAATTCACGTATCAACAACGATAATAACATTTTCGGGGTACTGTCTGCTGCCTTGTTGAATGCTTCGGATATTCCAGCAAGAAGATCAGATGGTTCTTATGCATTTGACCCTGCCTCATCAACTGACAACCCTCTAGCACAAGCCCTAGAGCCCACCAACTTGGCGATTAACAACCGTTTGTTTAATAACACATTTTTGCAAATTGATATATTACCTGGCCTTAGCTTCCGCCATTCTTGGGGTCTAGATTATGTGTATTTCCGCGAAGACCGTTTCATTCCCACCACTGTTCGTCAGGGTGTTGGTGCTAATGGTCAGGGCGATGTAAGTTCAGCTCAAGAAATCAACTGGTTGAATGAGAACGTATTGACTTACGGAAAATCTTTCGGAGATCATACAATCTCAACTTTGTTAGGTTTTTCTGTACAAGAATCTCGATTTGAGCGTGTAGCAGCACAGGCAACTAACTTCCCCGGCAATGATATCCGAAGATTGGCTGCTGGTGCCGTAAAATCTGAAGCTACATCTACTGGAACCTCTTGGGCACTAACTTCTTATTTCCTTCGTGCTAATTATGATTTCAAAGGTAAGTACTTGTTTACGGCTAGTATCCGTGCTGACGGTTCTTCTCGATTCTCTGAAAACAACCGATATGGTGTCTTCCCTGCGGCTTCAGTAGGATGGCGTATTTCTGAAGAGGGTTTCATGGACAATTTGACTTTTGTTAATGAGTTGAAACTCCGTGGTGGTATTGGAGTTACTGGTAACCAAGAAATCCCGAACTTTGGAGCCTTGGGCTTGTTTGGTGGAGGGGCTAATTACCTACAATTGGCAGGATTAGCACCTACTCAGATCGCCAACAATGATTTGAAATGGGAAACAACTGTACAGTATTCAGCTGGTTTGGATATAGGGTTATTCAATCGTGTAAACATTACAGCGGATCTCTTCCTAAAAGATACACGCGATTTGTTGTTGAATACGCCAATTCCTGCTACTTCAGGCTTTTCTACTTACTTGCTTAATGTGGGTGCGATGGAGTCTAGAGGAATTGAATTGGGCATCTCTGCTTCGCCATTAGGCGCAGACAAAGCATTCCAATGGACATCTGACTTCAACATCTCGTTTATTCGTAACAAGATTACACGGCTGGCTGACAATGTACCTCCCTTCGCACAAGGATTTGCCTCTTGGGTAGAGGTTGGGCAACCTCTTGGTACTTTCCGTGGTTACCGCGTAGAGGGTATTTTCCAGTCTCAAGAGGAAATTAACGCAGCCAATGCCCTGAACCCATCAGGTCCTTATCAACTAAATGCTGCTCCTGGTGATATCAAATTCCGTGATTTGAACGGTGATGGACGTGTAACTAATGATGATCAAGAAATCTTAGGCAACGCTCAACCAGATTTCTTTGGTGGATGGACTAACACCTTCCGTTACAAAGGCTTCGACTTGATGATTTTCTTGCAGTACACTTATGGCAACCTGATTTATAATAATACTCGTGCGTTCACCGAAGGCATGAATAGTGTATTTGGTCAAACTGCTGGTGTTTTGAATCGTTGGACTCCTACCAACACCAATACTAATGTACCACGTGCAACATTCGGTGACCTCAATAACAACCGCCGTACTTCTGATCGCTGGCTGGAAGACGGGTCATTCTTGCGTGTGAAAAACGTTGTTTTGGGCTATAATTTCTCTAAAAATGTAACCAATACCCTAAAATTGCGCAGCCTCAGACTTTATGCGTCTGCTCAAAACTTGTTTACATTTACCAACTACTCGGGTCTAGATCCTGAAGTAAATACCTTCAGTGGATCTAATACCGCCTTAGGAACTGACTTCCTTACTTTCCCTCAGGCGCGTACATACACCTTTGGTATCAATGTTGGACTATAA
- a CDS encoding RagB/SusD family nutrient uptake outer membrane protein, translating to MKNKFLTYALGSALLFTGVGCQRIIETQEPQQSIAASTAINSRSSATAAMLGAYSSLQSANYYGTRYLLLPEMHGQGNANHSGTFPSFGQFARRAILDDNVEVANMWAAIYSGINRVNQIIDRVPRIDEAAFTAEQRQALLAEAHFLRAFHYFNLVRYWGGVPLITRPTNAVEGTTLQVPRSTVNEVYTQILADLDVALASAPTTYGATAATKGRATLRAVQALKARVHLYRSSLGIATEWDQAIQFATLAGTGASLTTNFVSLFEDKNTVEAIWELQFDPTNSNSIAFFLLPTALGGRNEIQPNANLAGAFPAGDARRITAGAATNVRSRVKYFRPGTGDDHVIIFRLAEMLLTRAEALVERNTGTDLADAVTLINQIRTRAGIGNYAGAVDQVSLRNEVFLQRRLELALEGHYFFDVVRTGRAATTFVDWNPNQALLPIPFRELNANPNLTPNPR from the coding sequence ATGAAAAATAAATTTTTAACATATGCTCTTGGTTCGGCACTTCTGTTTACAGGGGTAGGCTGCCAGCGCATCATAGAAACACAAGAGCCGCAACAATCAATAGCGGCAAGTACCGCCATTAATTCGCGTAGTAGCGCTACTGCCGCGATGTTGGGTGCCTATAGTAGTTTACAATCTGCAAACTATTATGGAACACGCTATCTGTTATTACCCGAAATGCACGGGCAAGGTAATGCGAATCATTCTGGGACATTCCCCTCTTTTGGGCAATTTGCCAGACGCGCAATCTTAGATGATAACGTAGAAGTGGCCAATATGTGGGCTGCCATTTATTCAGGAATCAATCGTGTTAACCAAATCATAGATCGAGTTCCACGTATTGATGAGGCTGCATTTACAGCAGAGCAACGACAGGCATTATTGGCAGAAGCACACTTCTTGCGAGCCTTCCATTACTTTAACCTTGTACGTTATTGGGGGGGAGTACCTCTTATCACAAGACCAACCAATGCCGTTGAAGGAACTACATTGCAAGTACCCAGGTCAACTGTTAATGAAGTATATACACAGATATTAGCTGATTTGGATGTCGCACTTGCATCAGCACCAACAACATATGGAGCTACTGCTGCTACCAAAGGAAGAGCAACCCTAAGAGCAGTACAGGCTTTGAAAGCTCGTGTACACCTGTATCGCTCATCGCTAGGGATAGCCACTGAATGGGATCAAGCAATTCAGTTTGCAACATTAGCGGGTACAGGTGCTTCATTGACAACGAATTTTGTATCGTTGTTTGAAGATAAGAATACTGTTGAAGCTATTTGGGAACTACAATTTGACCCCACAAACAGTAATTCAATTGCCTTTTTCTTACTACCAACTGCTTTGGGGGGTAGAAATGAAATACAACCTAATGCAAATTTAGCCGGCGCATTCCCTGCTGGAGATGCCCGCAGAATTACGGCTGGTGCCGCTACCAATGTACGCTCACGGGTTAAATATTTCAGACCAGGTACTGGAGATGATCACGTCATTATATTTCGTTTAGCAGAGATGTTACTGACTCGTGCTGAGGCTCTGGTTGAACGTAATACAGGTACTGATTTAGCAGATGCTGTAACCTTGATCAATCAGATTCGAACTAGAGCTGGCATAGGAAATTATGCTGGTGCGGTTGATCAAGTTTCGTTGCGCAATGAAGTGTTCCTACAGCGTCGCTTAGAATTAGCCCTAGAAGGACATTACTTCTTTGATGTGGTTAGAACAGGACGTGCTGCAACTACCTTTGTTGACTGGAACCCCAATCAAGCATTGTTGCCAATACCTTTCCGTGAGTTGAATGCCAATCCAAATTTAACTCCAAACCCACGATAA